One Desulfobulbus oligotrophicus DNA segment encodes these proteins:
- a CDS encoding OmpA family protein — translation MRSKNLLQFATLVVLALGLVVSGCSKKAPETVQQEVGAEEGAGVSESLDTMDTGIMEGRTSGPMVPVYFEFDSSEIVGEQVQRIQTNADFLNGNPGVQVRIEGNCDPRGTQEYNLALGERRAQSAKSYLTRLGVGAERLSTISFGEEKLLIFGHDEISYAQNRRDDFVIIK, via the coding sequence ATGAGAAGTAAAAATTTGTTACAGTTTGCCACTTTAGTGGTGCTGGCCTTGGGGTTGGTCGTATCGGGTTGCAGTAAAAAGGCGCCTGAGACTGTTCAGCAGGAGGTCGGTGCAGAAGAAGGGGCAGGGGTTAGTGAATCATTGGATACCATGGATACAGGCATCATGGAAGGAAGGACTTCCGGGCCTATGGTTCCGGTGTACTTTGAGTTTGACAGCTCGGAGATCGTAGGTGAGCAGGTGCAGCGTATTCAAACCAATGCTGACTTTCTAAACGGCAACCCTGGTGTCCAGGTAAGGATCGAAGGGAACTGCGATCCCAGAGGGACGCAGGAGTACAACCTTGCCCTGGGCGAACGTCGTGCACAAAGCGCTAAATCCTATCTGACGAGGTTGGGTGTCGGTGCTGAACGGTTGTCAACAATTAGCTTTGGAGAAGAAAAACTGTTGATTTTCGGGCACGATGAAATATCGTATGCGCAAAACCGGCGTGATGATTTTGTTATCATAAAATAA
- a CDS encoding OmpH family outer membrane protein, giving the protein MKSLCGWVGSLLIMAALVFNGQAAAADTKIAVIDMKQVLSTSTAGKRVEGIIKQKRDSLQRSFKKEEDELIALQQEMEKKGSAWSDKVKQEKFGAFQQKRRDFAVKQEEAGQELQRLREQHVNPILKKLEEVVSQVAAKGGYAVVLPRNVVLYSSDSIDISNTVISELNKVMK; this is encoded by the coding sequence ATGAAGAGTTTGTGCGGATGGGTTGGCAGTTTGTTGATAATGGCAGCGCTTGTTTTTAATGGCCAGGCAGCGGCAGCAGATACAAAGATAGCTGTCATTGATATGAAACAGGTCCTCTCAACTTCCACAGCCGGTAAACGAGTAGAGGGCATCATAAAACAGAAAAGAGATTCTTTGCAGAGGTCTTTCAAGAAAGAAGAAGATGAACTGATAGCGCTTCAGCAGGAGATGGAAAAGAAGGGTTCAGCCTGGAGTGATAAGGTCAAGCAGGAGAAATTCGGTGCTTTTCAGCAAAAACGTCGTGATTTTGCTGTAAAACAGGAGGAAGCCGGGCAAGAGCTTCAAAGGCTGCGCGAGCAGCATGTTAACCCTATTTTGAAAAAACTTGAGGAGGTTGTGTCTCAAGTTGCTGCTAAAGGCGGTTATGCCGTCGTTTTGCCGCGCAATGTGGTTTTGTACAGTAGTGATTCCATCGATATCTCGAACACCGTCATCTCTGAACTGAATAAAGTAATGAAATAG